CGACTCGTCGCACTCCGGGAAGACGACGCCGGTGCCGTTGTAGCGCACCGTGTCGTAGCACGCGCTGTACGTCAGGTGCCGCGACCGGAACCGCCGCATGGAGCCGCGCTTCGCCGGCGTCATCACGGCCACCTCCGACGTCATCAGGCCCATGGCGGCGCAGTGGTCGTCGTCAGTACCACCGGTGACGATGAGGTCGGAGAAGACGGCGGTGAAGGGCGCGTAGGCGTAGTCGACCTTGTGCCTGCCGCCGTCGGTGGCCCAGGCGGAGCCGTCCCAGATGGTGGCGTAGACGGACATGGGCTTGGCGGGGTAGTCGCCGGAGGAGCAGCGAACGAGCTCGCGGATGGGGATGGCGTCGATGTAGAagatgacggcggcgggggtCCAGGCGATGGCGTACGAGTgcggggcggcggtggggtcgaaggggaggaggtAGCGCTCCTCGCGGCCGCGCCCGGTGCTGCCGTTGCCGTACATGTTGGTCTGGACGTGCCATGCGTGGCCTCGCCGGTTGCCCAACAGCTCGAAGTCCAGTTCGTCGTGCTGCCCCGGGAACACGTCGCCATTGGACAGCTGAATGCATTGTATTCAAACATAAATTAATTTGTGATGTTTTTACTGGTCCCTAAAATCAACCCAAGGAAATACGTACAGTAGTACGTACTAGCAAACACGCACACGTAGAATAGGTGTAGCATACAGCCGtcacttttgaaaaaaaaaatccctcacTAAAGACACAAAATCTGAGTATACACATTATACATACTCCATCCTAAAACGGCTAGACATGCCTTATATTTGTAGTTCTACAATGTCCTAAAACATCTCATTCCACTCtacattgctatattttggacgGATGTAATACCAACTGACATAATAAATATCATCAAACATTTagaattttttaaagtaaaaatCAGCTATTTTTAAGAGTATAAATCCGTTATACAAATAAATACAAACACATATGTATACTTTATCCATATGTATAATattattgaaagtatatgtctatgttttttgaaaaaattttggTGATATTTATTTGTTATGCGTACAAGATATATTTGTGTGGTATGTATACTAGTATATACATGTATTCTattacctccattttttaatagatgacgccgttaactttttctcacatgtttgactattcgtattattcagaaaatttatgtaattataatttattttgttatgagttgttttatcactcatagtacattaagtgtgatttatatcttatacatttgcataaattttttgaataagacgaatggtcaaacatgtgagaaaaagtcaacggcgtcatctataaaaaaaaaggagggagtatatacctgTTTGCTTTTTGGCTATAAAATTGAAGagggggaaaaaggaaaaggtgtgATAGGTACATGTCGCCTACCATTGAGGGTGAATAATCAATCTCCTCCACCCATCGAGAAGAAAAAAGATTGGGCGGCGATTTTTGATTGATGGAGGCCGGGCATGGGCTAGCTACTATACCCTATTGCATTGCCCGATGTATATACTCCATATGCATAATATGGCCAATGAGTATAATGGATGGATATGCTGGGTGTGGCggcatatatgcatatgtgcGCGCGTGCAATGCGCACTCACCTACTAATCGAGCGCGACAATAACAAACAAATAGGTACCTCAGCTATATGCGTGTAGTATGCACTCCCtctatctaaaaaaatctaatccGACATCATTTGAGTAGTGTTTTATGGGGTAGAGAAAATACGTGATAATTATCAACTCAAAATTcacattaaaaaatatgttaattaGTAGGCTCAGCTTTATAACCTTGTGTTTCAGACAAATGTTTTGCAGGCTTATTTTCTTTGTAAATTATATACTATAGTCTCCGCGTTGTTACtatgtaattctaaaaaaatatatactatagtTGTTTGAAAATGTCAATTAATTATGTCCGGACAGAGTATAAGATAACTAGCTATAGGTTTATTAATATCCACCACCCATCTGCCGACCTTTCTCTATTGATATACATATTGCCTTTTGCCTTTGTCATCGCCATCCAAATTTCAAACCCACGCAATTGCTTAGAATTTCTGAACTAACTAACTtacacgtactccctccatattttaatgtatgacgccattgactttttaattaacgtttgaccattcgtcttattaaaaaaaactatgtaattatcatttattttattgtggcttaatttatcatcaaatattctttaagtataacataaatatttttatatttgtaaaaaaaattgaataagacgaatggtcaaacgttgatcgaaaagtcaacggtgtcatacattaaaatacggagggagtaccaactTAACGGCCCTAAAAGACCAATTAATTAAGATGAGATGAGTGCACGGCTGCTACGTACGTCGATCTTTTGCAGGTGGACGTCGTCAACAAGATAACACCATGCTCGCTCGCAAAAGATCGATCGAAGttgcaaaaagaaattaaattgtCAACAAGATAACAGCGAGGGTACGTAGCTCCACCGTCCAAATTCATAATCGTTACAACGTACGTACTCCACACAAATTAAATTGGTTATGAGCTAGATTGAAGCACAAATTAGTTTGGGCACAAACAAATTAATTGATCATTAACTTTTAGTTAGCACTGATCAATTAATCGATTGATCGATCCACATACGTACGGTACGTATGAATTAACTTGGAGATAGCGATATCATAATTTAGAAAATTGAAGAAGGTTGGTATAAGACATACGtagaaggcgacgacgacgccggcggtgtAGTCATGAGGAAGCTTGATGGAAGCACTGAAGAATCCATGGTGGTACGCCGACTTGGACACGAATCCAGAACCTGcggcatatatatttatctctAATTGATCGATGGACTGATCGATTGATTCTATACATGCTAGCTAGcaataaatcaaattaattagtattcataaataaacaaattacCGGTGAAGCGGTCGAGTTTGAGGAGGACGGTGCGGGCGTCAGGCGAGGGAACGAGGTTGTCCCCTCCGAAGAGCGGCATGTAGGCGGCGTCGAACCGCACCGGCGACatgtccaccgccgccgccgcccagctcaTCAATAACATACAGGATATCACAAGCAGGCCGCTCCATGAGCTCGTCGTCATCTTCGAGCCCTATACTATAGCTCTATCTAGCGCTAGCAAACTCTCAAACTGATCGATCAACGTAACTACTGCTCTGCTATAAATCGATCTGACCGCCGCGTCGTTGCATATATAATAATATGCAGAAAAGAAAGCAAACTGACTACTGGTACTCCATAAAGCTAAGCAAGGTGAACTTTTCGCAAGTCGTTCGTCTCCTGTGCGCGCGCATGTCTCCATcaacatatttatatattcagctcattcctctctctctctctctctctctctctctctctctctctctcttgtgttTTGCGTAGACAGTTTAAGGCTTGGAAATTTATGGGCAAGCTTTGGTACAAGCAACGAGATACCTGCGCGTGGGATCACTTTACATCTACTCCTACTCAGTTTACATCGCTCCTACTCTGCTTCTGCTTCCTCCAAAAATATTATGGGTAATCCAAAGTGTCTTATATTTTACAGAGAATCCCTTATAATGCCACTAAAAATTGGTCTGATCCCTTATATTCCATTGAAAATTGGCTATTCCCTTATATACCATTGATCCAAATTTGCACATCCTCTCATTCCactcccgtcagttgaccgtgtaTGGACCATTAATTCTCAAGAAAAAAAGACTTATTTACCCTTCTGAGTATAGGGCATGCCTAACAACTCAGAGAGGGCAAATATGTCATTTTTACTTGagagttaacggtcaacacacggtcaactgacggtagtggcatgagagggtacgcaaatttggaccaatggcatataagggaagagccaattttcagtagcatataagggatcagaccaattttcagtagtatataagggattatctctatattttgggatgaaaatAGTATCCATATATCAtccagaaataataataataaatctattTATAGTATTATCTTACTGAAAGAAAGCTACGAAAGAAAGCTAGCTATGTAAAATTCGATGAAAAACTTTCCAATATAACTACACAATAAATtattgtaattacattgtaataaCTAGCATGTAACTAGAATATAATTTATACTAACTTGCACTTATATATCACAAATTCCCACTAGCACACAAATAGTTACCACGACGAGAGGAGAACCATGTGTCCCAGCTTCAATCCCGTCTAGCCCACGCGAATCTTACCTCCCCTCTCTCGTCATCACGTATCTTGAAGTATATCCAATGGATGAAAATTCAAATGTTTAGGGGAGAATAACTgtcgaatttttttttcttttgcaaatccAAAAATCTATACAATTTGCGTGATAAATCTAGATCATAACTCTATACCAAggtatattaataatatagttgtAAAGATATTACAATATGTATTTTATAGAATTAATCCATTGTAGGCTAATGAATAAATTGTGTCCCTTCCTTGTTGTTGGTGGCTATGCACTTCTTCCATCCAAAATAAGGCTATTACTACACTCAAGTTGTCTCGAAATGAAACTATCTCTCCACCTACCCATCATatctttgtttaatttctcATTACCTACTTTCTCTTCCCAACTAAATTACACCCTTTTCCTAGTCATTTTCACCTATGTGGTACTTCTTCAATTCACATAAAAACCTCCAGAAATGCTTACAGTTGTAACAAGTAGTTGTAGCTTGTATTGAAGCAAAGACCAGATTtaatccattataaaaaaaaagaactataatAATTGTGTTATATTTTGAACTAATGTGATTATActtccaaataaattaatttcGCTCCGTACAAATTGCATGGGAAACATGGTGatgaatattattatttttgcagAGGACGATAAATGCATTTAtctagtataaatatatatatatatatatatatatatatagtggattTGGTATAtggcatacatacatatatatatgtatatatatatagagagagagggagagtgagAGTGAGCATAGGCCAACTTGGTTAAGGTTTCTTGTGTGGTGAAACTTGTCTACTCAAGTTTAGTCATAGATATGGGTGGTTATATTTAGGGCTAATTATTTGTTCAACGATAAATGATATACCCATGGACCACGAGGCGTATATTGACTTGATCGATCTTAAATTATGCcatagtattttttaaaaaaatatatacagtaTATAGCTTGTCCACATCGTGTACGTGTACCTTCCTGCCGGGAGGCGCGATCGACCTGGAAAGCAAATTATTCGCTGGCTAGCTACTGCCAATAATTCTACAATTAACGGGAACGTCAGCCCGGCTGCGCTAACACTCTTTCTctgtaatttttaattttatatcaaGTAGCCGATGGAGCGATGGTCTTACATGTGTACTCCATGTCACGATAGCTAGTACACACGCACGCACCGGCCAAGTGTTGATTAATTAGTCCATCCGCGAGTGATTAGGATGTTTTACCCGTCCACAATTCAACTTGATCAGGACGATGAGCTGAGGCACCATGCATTAATATTGCATATACGACTCCCAACCTGCAGCGCATGCATGCCGTCCTCTTGTTAATTAGTCGTCTCTGAGTAGTTGGTACCTGGCTAGCTACTTCGCACCCCGGCTGACGAACATTCATAATATAATAACTTAAGCCTACAAAAATGTGGAATGAAAATGTTATGGTGAAAATATCACTGAAAAAGTATCCTCTACTATTATTATTGAggaaaatccaagaaatactATTGATAAGCGTCTAACTTTTTAAAAAGTACCATCAACAAGTGTGAGTTTCATAATATGCCATCGTATCAGTAACTTTGTCACAGAAATATCATTACTGTTAGGTTATGTTAATTAGCAGACATTCGTTAAATGCTATAGGCTGAATGTTGCATTCAACGGGACTGGATGGAAGGAATTCTAACAGCGATGACATTTATAGGAAAAAGTAGCTTGCATGATGACAGTTTATAGAACTCGTGTTGCCAATACATTTATTGAATTTGACGCTTGTCAATAACATTCCTTGGATTTTCTCTATTATTTATCATCCGACAAAATCACCAGGCAAGGATATCCAAAGTCTCAAAATAGCCGGTTTTGTTCGTAAGCATAGAAGAAAAATCACTAGGCAAGGATATCCAAAGTCTCAAATATAGCCGGTTTTATTCGTAAGCATAGAGGAAAAGTTCAAGCATGCATTGGAGTAGGGCACTTCACATCTCTGTCAGTGCTTTGTGCAGGGAATCACTGCAAttatcaagaaaaatataagaactCTTTAATAATAATTATGATATGTTAATTGAATGTAATTGTATGAGAAGAATCAACACTAACAGTATCGCCTTTTTACATTGCTTTTGAACGGGcgaaaatgctttttttttctttttgtgactACCGTACGTCGTCCCTTGTGAGGAGAAGAATATTGAGATGGACGGTGCTGATGAGCCCTGTAGAATAATAGTGGGCCCCTTAATTGAATAggctggcccattgggctgaCGACTCCCACAACAGGCCTACATCTGTATAAGGTCACTCACGCGCACAACAATTGCTGTGTGCACCACAACGACGAAAGAAGAATCCATTTAGCTCCCTCGTACTATCTCATTAGATTATTTAACCCCAAACTATCTTATTCTCAATTTACCTTTCAAGTATTAGAAAATTGTTCGTTTTACtatttaataatattatttttcctcTTTATATAAGTCGTATTTTAAGCTGATTTATCTAGGTGACACCATTATCAAAGTTAAAATTATTCTTTAACTTTTGCTTgaactttaaaatatcaatgtGTAAGTTAATCTTAGGAGTTTTCAACCTTGTTAACCAGTACTAACAAATTCTTTAAAAGCGTTTAAGATGTAGGATTAGTTAAGTCGTACATAATGGATAATGCATATATCATCCTACTAAATTTCAGTGCAGTTCCAAATACAATTAATAGATAAAGAAATAAAGAGAAATACCATTAGAAAGTAAATTAACTGTATTTAATAGTTAATGGtgcaaaataagaaaaaaaataattcaaaggTGAGTGTTCTGGTAAAATATTTTGACGGACTTCTttaaacaagaaagaaagagaaaacgtGAATTACAGGGTAATATGAAATATCCTACCTGGTGTAGACGGTACGGAGAGGGCAAGTAGGAGTTTCGTACCGGTAGTAATGTCAAAGACAGCACTACTAATTGCGCACGCTCTCTcactaaaaaaaaagttcactgTGATTAATTAAACTAGAATCGGCAGAACATACTACACCTCTCCGTccgaattaaatttaaaaaatatactgttgatttttttttattcggaATGTAAACCGTCGATTCCGCATAACCGTTAACCGCGAGACCGACTGAACCATCCAGCGATACCGACTGCCATGGCGATTGAAAAttattaattagtgattaattaattatttgttactTACAAATTATTATTGATTAATACTCACTCCagctacttttgatagtcatatttcgtcgtcttggcacacagaccaaggataagcaattttacttatcatccatttaaacatgctaccagtcattcctcgtaaacaagcaattTATTAATATTTGCATTTCTCGATgctcatgtagccaatcttgtattgaagattcattaatatttacatttctcgatgctcaTGTAGCTAATCTTGTGTTGAAGAATGGacagtcacgcattaaatccgagaaagtcattaagatgatatgacagattgttgaattgaaatatacctatcaaaaaataaatttttcagatttaaaaatatgactataaaaaatagatggaggggtatttaattagagtaattaatcaCAAATTAAGCAGCACCTTTGGACAAGACGTTCGGTCTCATTATTACGTCACGTGAGACCGCACAGTCTCGCGCTATCGCCACGTCGTCACGCCACGTCCTTTTTTACATACCGCTTGTGCGAGATCGACGATATATTTCTGCTAAAAAAATTTATCCCTGATATTTCtgagataaaaataaatcaacaatatattttcaaatttaatttctcACCGTCCCACTTCTGTATCTGTAATGGATGGATTACTCCAATTCGTGCGTGTGGCCTTTAATTTGGTCAGATTTGTGTGTGGTGTCAGTAAGTAGGTCCGAGTGGAATGGATCATCCGCATCCGGGCTCCGGCCAAATGGGATGATGGACCAGCTGCTGCTTCAATTCTTGTGTATCTGGAGATCTGTCACTCAAATGCACCCACGTACGTACTCGATCGATCCGGCCTGTGGTGTAGTAGTAGTGAGCACTCAATATACTCCTCATTCCCTAAATATTcgacaccattgatttttttaaacatatttaaccgtttatcttattcaaaaacttttgtgatatgtgtaaaactatatgtatacataaaagtatatttaacaataaattaaatgatagaaaaagaattaacaattacttaaattttttaaataagacgaacggtcaaacatttttaaaaaagtcaacggcgtcaaacattttaggatggaggtagtatatatatatatatatatatatatatatatatatatatatatatatatatatatatatatatatatatatgacctatGAATACCCTTGAAGCACACCCTTTAATTTTTCACCATGaataataaactaaaggtcCCTAAATGGCTGTaggttgaagaaactgtgtaattgagccctctaattttttttttcctgtataCGGTTTGATGCATGGCAAAAGCACACGTAGTAGGAATCGATCTGGTCAAATTAATATCCTTGGAGCGTGAGGCTGGGTTATTTGGTGCCACAAGCTTAGGTAGGCGGCCAGCAATGCAAGTagaaagcaaaagcaaaaggaATGGAAGCATATGTATCAAGTACTTTTAGTACCTACCACTATAGTGGAGTAGTCCAGTATATTCTGGATCGATTCTTAGCTAGCGATCGATATCGATTGAGCTCTGTTCATCATATATACATGAATCGAATCCCAGAGATAAATACTCCTCCTACTCCACATGGAACTGGAAGGACGATCGACCATGACATACATATACGCGCGCATGCAATGCAGTCTCCCCTCCCCCACAAAGCTAGGATCGGAGTATCATATCCGTTCAGTATTCTGTGGATCACAAGAAAGCACAAAGGAAAGGAAACGAAAACGAATGCTGCTCCAAACTGAAACGTCCtccgttcgttcgttcgttcctTCCTGCTGCCTGATCCTACTCCATGCAGGAAAGGATGGATGGCTTTTTATGTAGGTACTAGTGCTACAGTACACTAGTACGAAGCTAGCGAGGTGAGGCGACGTGACGGCCATGTCCGTGGCCTGCAACACGCCAACTCAACAAAGTGTACTGTACAATTCTGTGGCGCCTGGAGAGGAGAGAGCCACGCACACAAACAACAAGAAATATGGCTTGTCTTGCAGGAAACACAAAAGCAATCAGCCGGCCGGAAAGGCGGAGGAGGCCTGGAGTCTGGAGTAGCAGTAGACTAGTATAgctggggaaaaaaagaaaattagtacAGGTGAcattactactccatccatcccataatatataaaaaataatattcttttaaaatttttaaggaATTAGCAAAACGGCAcatcatagaaaaaaaagtgtgaTAATTGAGGGAAGCCGTGCCTCACCCCCTCTTCTCCGTCTCGCGTCGCCGTAGTGTGCCGCTAGGAGAACCGGGCAGCGAGCaaggatgacggcggcggggccAAACCTTTGgcgcagggaggaggaggcgaagctTGGAAGTCGGAGGGCAGCGACGGCTTCTCCCGCATGGGGGCAGTGAATCCAGTCCCCCCACAACCAAATCTGGCGCCCTCGCTCAGAACTGGCTAGGGAGCAGCCGATGCGGGCGGTGGTGCAAGTCGGGGGCGGGGACGACACGCCGCATGACGCGAGGCTGTGGACGGCGCGACAGAGCTAGCAGCGTCAGCACCAGCATGACGCCATGGTCGGTGTGAGCGGCGTCGATGGCAACAGGAGCCCGGCGCGATGGCCTGCAATGAAGGTGTCGACGGCGCTGGGACATGAGTGGCCAGCGAGCGCGATAGGGTGGCTCATGCTGGCGAGTGCAGTGTGGAGGCGACCAGGGCGACATGACCAATGTGGCGACGAGATCGCCGTTGTGGGAGGACGGCAAAGTCGACAGCAATGCGACCAAGCAGCCTGCTGCGGATGACACGGGCAGCCTGGCCGAGGCGACGACGAGTAGcgccatgaggtgggctttgaAGACTACGACAAGTTCCTCTCCAGGCGTTTGTCCTCTTGCAGTGGCGCCTTGCCGCCACCAGATGGCAACGCTATGCTGGCAAGTGCGGAGGAGAGGGTATCCATATTTTTCTCTCACCCACTCCCTCTCCAACCCGTTTACATGGATGGATCTAGTGTGCGCGGAGGTTGAAATCCTGCTTTGATGGCCGGCCAACAGCGAGACGTTGGTGCGGTGGCTGCGCGTTGAAAGGCTTTAGATGGTGGTTGGCTGCTGAACCTGATAGGCATTCGCAGGAGGGTAGGAAAACTACGGTCAAAAGCCTAGCCTTCGGGCTAGCAACGACGATGCCTGCGGGTGTCGTATTCTCGACCCTTGGGGGCATTGTTGCGTCTTTACTCCTCTTCCCAATGCTTTTTAGGTGAAAACCGCGTCCTAGCTCCCTAGGATGGGCGACGGCGATGCTTTCAGCATCGTTCAGAAGATTCGTTTCTTAGGGGTGTTGTATGCTTGTTTTGCTTTCAACATCTAGATCAAATTGTAAACGCGTGGTGTGGTtgttgctttttttcttttcttgactATAATCTCCTAGAGCAATAGcttgtactcccttcgtccctaaatatttggcgccgttgactttttttaaacatgtttgatcgttcgtcttattcgaaaacttttgtgaaatatgtaaaactatatgtatac
The sequence above is drawn from the Oryza glaberrima chromosome 10, OglaRS2, whole genome shotgun sequence genome and encodes:
- the LOC127786317 gene encoding probable xyloglucan endotransglucosylase/hydrolase protein 29; this translates as MTTSSWSGLLVISCMLLMSWAAAAVDMSPVRFDAAYMPLFGGDNLVPSPDARTVLLKLDRFTGSGFVSKSAYHHGFFSASIKLPHDYTAGVVVAFYLSNGDVFPGQHDELDFELLGNRRGHAWHVQTNMYGNGSTGRGREERYLLPFDPTAAPHSYAIAWTPAAVIFYIDAIPIRELVRCSSGDYPAKPMSVYATIWDGSAWATDGGRHKVDYAYAPFTAVFSDLIVTGGTDDDHCAAMGLMTSEVAVMTPAKRGSMRRFRSRHLTYSACYDTVRYNGTGVVFPECDESEQDNFHAWGESKRVINSRSSSSATYATGSGVRID